Below is a genomic region from Delftia tsuruhatensis.
CTTGCGTCCCGAGGATGCGATGGGGCAGGACTGCAGCGCACAGCCGCTGCACATCGATGCCGCCGACCTCGCGCACAGCTGGGCAACGCTCAACAGCGCCCGTGACGACGCCGTGGACCTGGTCTCGCTGGGCAACCCGCATTTCTCGCTGCAGGAGTTCGCACGGCTGGCCGCGCTGTGCCGGGGACGGCGCAGGCATGCCGCCACCGCCCTGGTCATCACCTGTGGCCGCGCGGTCTACGAGCAGGCGCGAAGCCAGGGGCATGTCGCCGAGCTTGAACGCTTCGGCGCCACCGTGCTCAACGACACCTGCTGGTGCATGCTGGGCGAGCCCGTGGTCGCGCCCACGGCCCGCACCCTCATGACCAACTCGGCCAAGTTCGCCCACTACGCGCCAGGGCTGGTCGGCCGCAGCGTGCACTTCGCGGGGCTGGCGCAATGCGTGCAGGCGGCCTGTGATGGCCGCACGAGCCGTACTGCGCCACCATGGCTGCACGAAGCAGCCCACGCCCCCGGCCTGACCTGAATCCCTTCACCGCCCCGAGGTCCCGCATGCAGCCATCACGCACCATCAGCACTGTCGAAGTCCATACGGCGGGCGAGCCGTTTCGCATCGTCACCTCGGGGCTGGGCCGCCTGCCCGGCGACTCCATCGTCGAGCGCCGCCGCTGGCTCGGGGAGCATGCCGACGAGATCCGCCGGTCGCTGATGCTGGAGCCGCGCGGCCATGCCGACATGTATGGCGGCGTGCTGACGGCGCCCGTCACGCCAGGGGCGGACTTCGGCGTGATCTTCATGCACAACGAGGGCTACAGCGACCACTGCGGCCATGGCGTGATCGCGCTGGCCACCGCCGCTGTGGAACTGGGCTGGGTGCAGCGCCACATGCCCGAAACCCGCGTGGGCATGGACACGCCCTGCGGCTTCATCGAGGCCTTCGTGCGCTGGGACGGCAACCACGCGGACGGCGTACGCTTCATCAACGTCCCCTCCTTCATCTACCGGCGCGACGTCACCGTGCACACGCCCGGATTCGGCGCCGTCAGCGGCGACATCGCCTATGGCGGAGCCTTCTACTTCTACACCAGCGGCGTGCCCCACGGCCTGGAGATACGCGAGACCTCGGCCGAGGCATTGAAGCGCTTCGGATCCGAGGTCAAGCAGGCGGCCAACGCGGCCTTTGCCGTGGTCCATCCCGAGATCCCGGAGATCAACCATATCTACGGAACCATCATCGACGGCGCACCCCGGCACGCAGGCTCGGACCAGGCCAACTGCTGCGTCTTCGCAGACCGTGAGGTGGACCGGTCGCCCACGGGCTCAGGCACGGCGGGCCGCGTGGCCCAACTCTACCTGCGCGGCCACATCGGACTGGGCGAGACCGTGGTCAACGAGTCCATCATCGGCAGCCGCTTCAGCGCCCGGGTCCTGGCCGAAACGCAGGTCGGCGGGTTTCGCGCCGTCGTTGCGGAGGTATCCGGCACGGCCCATGTCTGCGGCCTGTGCCAGTGGCTCATCGACGAGAGAGACCCATTGCGCCATGGCTTCCTGGTGCGTTGAGCCGCACCGACCCTGCGCTCCTGGAGGACATGGATATGAAGCACAACACCTTCGCCCTGGCGACCGCCTTTTGCGCCCTGCTGCTGGCCCCGGCCCATGCCGACCAGTGGACCGACATCCAGGCACGCGGCAGCCTGCGCTGCGGCGTGCTCGACGTGTTCGAGCCCTTCGGCTTCACCGACCCAGCCAACCGCAGCACCACCGGATACGACGTGGACATCTGCCACGCGCTGGCACGGCGCCTTGGCGTGAAGGCGCAGATCAAGCCCGTGTCCATCGAGGCGCGCATCCCCGCCCTGCAGCAGGGCCACATGGACCTGCTGGCAGCCGGACTGGCCTACACGCCGCTGCGCGCACGGCAGGTGGATTTCTCGCTGGGCTACTACGTCAGCGAGAACGTGCTGGCGGTCAAATCCTCCCGCAGCCATGCGGCCACGGCGGACCTCGCTGGCCGGCGCGTGAGCTATGTGAAAGGCAGCATCAGCGAGACCTATCTCCAGGCTGCGCTGCCTACGGCCACGCCCGTGGGCTACGAAGACGTGCCCACGGCCTTCACCGCCCTGGTCCAGGGCAAGGTGCAGGCCATCAGCACCTCCGAGGAAGTGCTGCGCAAGCTCTTTCACAAGCTCGGCCCTGCGGGCCGCCAGTACCACGTGCTGCAGCCGGCCATCGGCCGCGAGGTCTGGGGCCTGGGCCTGCGCAAGGGGGAAGGCGCGCTGTTGCAGGCCGTCAACCAGGCACTTCAGGCCATGGAGGCCGAGGGCGAGATGCAGGCCCTCTTCGACCGGTGGCTGGGCCCCGCCACGCTGTACGGTATGCAGCGGCCGTTCAAGGTGGGGCCGGTGGACGCAGCCCGGTGAGCAGGCAGGGTGGGGATCATTCGGGCATGGCTGCGTCACCCCGCCCGCATCTCCAGCGGCGTGCGGCGCGCAAAGCGCTCGAAGGCGTTCAGAAAGGCCTGCTCCGCAGGATGCAGCTTGCGCAGGCCGTGCCAGGTCAGGAAGACGTCGATCTCGGCCACGCAATCGTCGGGCAGCAGGCGGCGCAGTTCGCCCTCCATCACGTCCTGGCGGATCAGGTGCTCGGGCAGAAAGCTCAGCCCCAGGCCCGCCACCACCATGCGGCGGATTTCCTCGACGGAGGGCGAAGTGCCGACGATGCGGCCGGTAAAGCCCTGCTGGTCGCGGAAGATGGTCAGCGGCGACAGCGTATCGCCGAGCTGGTCACTGGCAAAGCACACGAAGTTCTGCTGCAAGAGGTCCTCCATGCCCACCCGGCGGCGGGAGAACAGCGGATGGCGCCGGCCGCATACCACCGCATAGCGGTGGCGCAGGAACAGGCGGCGCTGCAGCCCCTCGACCGGCTGGCGGCACAGGCAGATGCCCAGCGCCGGGACGCGCCGTGACAGCGCATCGAGGATGTGCGCGCTCTGCTGCACGTCGATATGGAACTCGACCATGGGGTGGCGCCGGTGGAACTGCGCCAGGAATTCGTCATAGGCCGTGCTCTGCACCTTGCTCATCATCAGCAGGCGCAGCGTGCCGGCCACTTCGGTCTGGCTGTGCACGGCGGCGCCCTCGATGCGGGCCATGGTGCCGTACATGTCGCGCGCAATGGCATGGATCTCCTCGCCCAGGGCCGTGAGGCGGAACTCGCCGTTGCGCCTCAGCAGCAGCACCCCGCCGACCGACTCCTCCAGCCGCTTGAGCGCCTGGCTGACCGCCGGCTGGCTCAGATGCAGTGCCTCGCCCGCACGGCCCACACCCCGCTCCTGCACCACGAACATGAAGGTGCGCAACAGGTTCCAGTCCATGCGCTCGGGCGCCAGCGACAGCCGGGTGGGGTTGCGGGAAGGTGTCTGGGCCATGGCTTTGCGTCAGAAAGGTGGCGGGCCGCATCGCCCGGCGCTGCCTTCAGGCGCGGGCCAGGCCCGTGAAAAAGCGGGTGGAGACGGCCTGCAGGCCTTCGACATGGTAGCCACCCTCCTGCACGATCAGCGTGGGCAGTCCCATGGCACCCACCTCGCGGCCCAGGCGCTCGAAGCCGGCCTCGCTGACCGCCACCTGGGCCTGCGGATCCTTCTCGAAGATGTCGAAGCCCAGCGACAGCACCAGCGCATCGGGCTGGAACAGGTCGATGGCGCGGCGTGCCTGGACCAGACGCTCGAAGAATACCCGCTCCGGCGAGCCGTGGGGCATGGGCAGGTTGATGTTGAAGCCCTCCCCCTGGCCCTCGCCACGTTCGTCCTCGTAGCCCGCGACCACCGGGTAGAAATTCTCGGGATCGCCATGGATGGACACGTAGAGCACGTCGCTGCGCCGGTAGAAGATCTCCTGGATACCCTGGCCATGGTGCATGTCGGTATCCAGGATGGCCACGCGCGGATACCTGGCGGTCAGTTCCTGGGCCGCGATGGCGGCGTTGTTCAGGTAGCAAAAGCCGCCTGCCGCGTCGCGCCGGGCGTGGTGGCCCGGCGGGCGGCACAGGGCATAGGCCTGGCGTTCGCCCGCCAGCAGCGCCTGCGCGCCGGCCACCGCGCACTGCGCCGACCAGTAGGCCGAATGCCAGGTGTGGGGCCCCACGGGGCAACTGCCATCAGCCAGGTAACGCGCGGCCTGGGCCAGCACGCCCCGCAGCGCGTTGGGCTCGCGCACGAAGATGTTGGAGATGACCTCGTCCCCCCAATCCTCGGGCAACTGCTTCCACCGGGCATGGGCGTCCTGCAGAAAGCGCAGATAGTCGAGCGAATGCACGGCGGCCAGGGCGCCTGCGCCATGGTCGATGGGGACCCGCAGGTCGAAGCCCGATGCGTGGACGGCCTGCAGCAGCCCGTCCAGCCGCGAGGGCAACTCCTGCGGCTTGCGCATCCGGCCCCGCGAAAGATAGGTCTGAGGGTGGTGCAGCGCCTGATCGGCGTGGAAGTAGGCTTTCATGATGTCAATACGCCTCTGAGGCCATGGTGGAGATGCCGGTACGCCGGTGCCTTCCCAGCATCAGCACCGACACCAGCGACAGCAGCGAAATCGCCGAGAACAACAGCGCCAGCGGCCACCACTGGCCCTTGAAGTTCTCGGCCAGCACCGTGCCCAGCAGCGGTGTCAGTCCGCCGAAGATGGCCCCCGACAGCTGATAGGCCATGGAAATGCCGGTGTAGCGGATGCCCGTGGGAAAGCTGTCGCTGACATAGCCTGCGATGACCGCGTAATAGGCGCCGATGAACAGCACGGCCAGGCCGATGCCCAGGGTGATGCTGACCAGCGACCCGGCATCGACCAGCGTGAACATGGCGTAAGGGGTGAAGATGGATGCAAAGGCGGCCAGCCCCAGAAAGCGCAGGTTGCCGACACGACCGGCCACCCAGGCGGCCAGCGGCGTGATGAAGAACTGCATGATGGAGACCACCAGCAGGCAATCGAGGATGACCGCGCGGTTCAGGCCCACGTATTGCGTGGTGTAGGCAATCATGAAGGTGCTGGTGAAGTAGAACCCCGCGATGCCCAGCACGTTGGATCCCACGGCCAGCGCCAGCAGGCCGGGCGCGCCGCGCAGCAGTTGCCACAGCGGCACCTGCGCGGCCCGGGCCTGTCGGGCCCGCGCCTGCTGCTCCTGCACGAAGTCGGGCGACTCGTTCACACTCAGGCGGATCACGAAACCCACGACCAGCAGCAGCGCGGAGAACAGAAATGGCACACGCCAGCCCCAGCGCAGGAAATCAGCGTCGTCCAGCCCCGTGACCAGCTTGAACATCAGCATCGACAGGATCAGGCCCGCCGGACTGCCCAATTGCGCGAACGAGGCGAAGAAGGTGCGCCGGCTGCGTTCGGGCGAATGCTCGCCGGCCATCAGCACCGCGCCGCCCCACTCGCCACCCACGGCAATGCCCTGGACGATGCGCAGCAGCACCAGCAGCACCGGCGCCCAGATGCCGATCTGCGCATAGGTCGGCAGCAGGCCGATCAGCACGGTGACCACGCCCATCATCACCAGCGTGATGACCAGCGACTTCTTGCGGCCGATGCGGTCGCCGATATGGCCGAAGATGGCACCGCCCAGCGGGCGCGCGAAAAAGCCCACGGCAAACGTGCCCAGCGCCGCCAGCGTGCCGTAAAAGCCCGTGGTGGCCGGAAAGAACAGCTTGCCGAACACCAGCGCGGCCGCCGTGGCGTAGATGTAGAAGTCGTACCACTCGATCATGGTGCCGACGAAGGCCGCAGCCGATGCGCGCACGGGCTGGTGCCCTGTCGCCGTGTGTCCACTCATACCTGTCTCCCCCGGGCTGGATGCGCCCATCTGGTTGGAATGGCATGAGTTATAGAAGCCGGTGCCCCATTCGAAAAATTCTGTTTTTCAATGCGGCACATTGGGCTGGCTTATGGGAGAGCCAGGCACGGGAGAAGTGCTGGCAGCGTCAGGACTTCGTCACCACCGGCTCATACGCCAGCTCCAGCCGGTACGCCAGCGCCAGGAACAGCGACTGCGCCAGGGTCAGCGTGCTGGTCAGCGAGCGAAAGCCGAAGGTCGCGCCATCCTGGGCCAGCAAGGTGACGGTGGCGCGCGCGGCCAGGGGGCTGAGCTGGCTGTCGGTCAGCGCCAGCAGGCGCGCGCCGCGTGCCAGGGCCGTGTCCACCAGTTCCAGTGTCTCGGGCGCATAGGGCTCGAAGGAGACGGCCAGCATCACGTCGCCGGGCGCCAGCGCGCGCAGCTCGCCCTTTTGCATGGCACCCAGGCCGTGCAGCCAGTGCACGGGCTTGTCCGTGTGCTGCAGCGCATAGGCCAGGTAGGCGCCCACGGGGAAGGCGCGGCGCGAGGCGGCAAGCCACAGCGCGGGCGCCTCCAGCATCAGGTCCACGGCGGCCTCGAACTGCGCGGGCGACAGGCCGCGCTGCAGGGCCTGCAGGCTTTCGATGCTGCCCTCGATCACCTCGTGCGCCAGGCGCACACCGCTGCGCGGCTCGCTGCCCGTGGCGATCAGGCCGCGGATGCGGTCCTGGTAGTCGTGGCCCACCGACAGCTGGCGCGCGGCCTCGGCGCGGAACAGTGCCTGCAGCTCCGAATAGCCCGACAGGCCGAAGTGCTTGGCAAAGCGCACCACGGCCGATGGCTGCACGCCGCAGGCCTCGGCCGTGGCCTGTATGCCGTCGAAGGCCAGGCGGTCGCCGTGCATCTCCACATGCTTGCCGATGGCCTTGAGCTGGCGACTCAGGCCCTCGAAGCCCTGGCGCAGCACGGCAAGAAAGGCCTCGCGGTCCGCGAAGGGGCCCGCCGCCGGTCCGGCCTCGGTCATCGATGGTGATTTTCTATTTTTCATTTGATTGGAAATTTTTTTCTATTTCGATCTATGATCGCGCTCACACAACGATTATGGACAGGGCCGCACACCGATGAGCACGCTGAACTTTCCCTCCGACCGTCCCCTGGACGTGGCCTGCCTGGGCCGCCTGGCCGTGGACCTCTACGCCCAGCAGATCGGTTGCAGCCTGGAAGAGGCGGGCAGCTTCGCCAAGTACCTGGGCGGCTCCTCGGGCAACATGGCCTTCGGCACGGCACGCCTGGGCCTGCGCTCGGCCATGATCTCGCGCGTGGGCGACGAGCACAACGGCCGTTTCCTGGTGGAGACGCTGCGCCGCGAGGGCTGCGACACCAGCCAGGTGCAGGTCGATCCGCGGCGCCTGACCGGCATGGTGCTGCTGGGCATCAAGGACCAGGAGAGCTTTCCCCTGCTGTTCGCCCGCGAGAACTGCGCGGACATGGCGCTGGACGCCGACGCCATCAGCGAGGACTTCCTGGCCCGCTGCCGCTGCCTGGCCATCACGGGCACCCACCTGAGCGCACCCGGCGTGCTGGCCGCCAGCCGCAAGGCCCTGGAGATCGCGGGCCGCCACGGCCTGGTGCGCGTGCTGGACATCGACTACCGGCCCGTGCTGTGGGGCCTGGCCTCGCGCGGCGATGGCGAGACGCGGTATGTCGCCAGCGCCGAGGTCAGCCGCCGGTTGCAGGCCGAGCTGGGCCAATTCGAACTCATCATCGGCACCGAAGAGGAATGGCTGATCGCCGGCGGCGTGGAGGGCGACCTGATCGCCAGCCTGCGCCGCGTGCGCGCCTGCAGCCGGGCCGTCTTCGTGGTCAAGCGCGGGCCGCTGGGCTGCTCGCTGATCGAGGGCGAGGTGCCCGAT
It encodes:
- the lhpH gene encoding trans-3-hydroxy-L-proline dehydratase; the protein is MQPSRTISTVEVHTAGEPFRIVTSGLGRLPGDSIVERRRWLGEHADEIRRSLMLEPRGHADMYGGVLTAPVTPGADFGVIFMHNEGYSDHCGHGVIALATAAVELGWVQRHMPETRVGMDTPCGFIEAFVRWDGNHADGVRFINVPSFIYRRDVTVHTPGFGAVSGDIAYGGAFYFYTSGVPHGLEIRETSAEALKRFGSEVKQAANAAFAVVHPEIPEINHIYGTIIDGAPRHAGSDQANCCVFADREVDRSPTGSGTAGRVAQLYLRGHIGLGETVVNESIIGSRFSARVLAETQVGGFRAVVAEVSGTAHVCGLCQWLIDERDPLRHGFLVR
- a CDS encoding ABC transporter substrate-binding protein, with the translated sequence MKHNTFALATAFCALLLAPAHADQWTDIQARGSLRCGVLDVFEPFGFTDPANRSTTGYDVDICHALARRLGVKAQIKPVSIEARIPALQQGHMDLLAAGLAYTPLRARQVDFSLGYYVSENVLAVKSSRSHAATADLAGRRVSYVKGSISETYLQAALPTATPVGYEDVPTAFTALVQGKVQAISTSEEVLRKLFHKLGPAGRQYHVLQPAIGREVWGLGLRKGEGALLQAVNQALQAMEAEGEMQALFDRWLGPATLYGMQRPFKVGPVDAAR
- a CDS encoding LysR family transcriptional regulator, which codes for MAQTPSRNPTRLSLAPERMDWNLLRTFMFVVQERGVGRAGEALHLSQPAVSQALKRLEESVGGVLLLRRNGEFRLTALGEEIHAIARDMYGTMARIEGAAVHSQTEVAGTLRLLMMSKVQSTAYDEFLAQFHRRHPMVEFHIDVQQSAHILDALSRRVPALGICLCRQPVEGLQRRLFLRHRYAVVCGRRHPLFSRRRVGMEDLLQQNFVCFASDQLGDTLSPLTIFRDQQGFTGRIVGTSPSVEEIRRMVVAGLGLSFLPEHLIRQDVMEGELRRLLPDDCVAEIDVFLTWHGLRKLHPAEQAFLNAFERFARRTPLEMRAG
- a CDS encoding histone deacetylase family protein; translated protein: MKAYFHADQALHHPQTYLSRGRMRKPQELPSRLDGLLQAVHASGFDLRVPIDHGAGALAAVHSLDYLRFLQDAHARWKQLPEDWGDEVISNIFVREPNALRGVLAQAARYLADGSCPVGPHTWHSAYWSAQCAVAGAQALLAGERQAYALCRPPGHHARRDAAGGFCYLNNAAIAAQELTARYPRVAILDTDMHHGQGIQEIFYRRSDVLYVSIHGDPENFYPVVAGYEDERGEGQGEGFNINLPMPHGSPERVFFERLVQARRAIDLFQPDALVLSLGFDIFEKDPQAQVAVSEAGFERLGREVGAMGLPTLIVQEGGYHVEGLQAVSTRFFTGLARA
- a CDS encoding MFS transporter codes for the protein MSGHTATGHQPVRASAAAFVGTMIEWYDFYIYATAAALVFGKLFFPATTGFYGTLAALGTFAVGFFARPLGGAIFGHIGDRIGRKKSLVITLVMMGVVTVLIGLLPTYAQIGIWAPVLLVLLRIVQGIAVGGEWGGAVLMAGEHSPERSRRTFFASFAQLGSPAGLILSMLMFKLVTGLDDADFLRWGWRVPFLFSALLLVVGFVIRLSVNESPDFVQEQQARARQARAAQVPLWQLLRGAPGLLALAVGSNVLGIAGFYFTSTFMIAYTTQYVGLNRAVILDCLLVVSIMQFFITPLAAWVAGRVGNLRFLGLAAFASIFTPYAMFTLVDAGSLVSITLGIGLAVLFIGAYYAVIAGYVSDSFPTGIRYTGISMAYQLSGAIFGGLTPLLGTVLAENFKGQWWPLALLFSAISLLSLVSVLMLGRHRRTGISTMASEAY
- a CDS encoding MurR/RpiR family transcriptional regulator, giving the protein MKNRKSPSMTEAGPAAGPFADREAFLAVLRQGFEGLSRQLKAIGKHVEMHGDRLAFDGIQATAEACGVQPSAVVRFAKHFGLSGYSELQALFRAEAARQLSVGHDYQDRIRGLIATGSEPRSGVRLAHEVIEGSIESLQALQRGLSPAQFEAAVDLMLEAPALWLAASRRAFPVGAYLAYALQHTDKPVHWLHGLGAMQKGELRALAPGDVMLAVSFEPYAPETLELVDTALARGARLLALTDSQLSPLAARATVTLLAQDGATFGFRSLTSTLTLAQSLFLALAYRLELAYEPVVTKS